The proteins below come from a single Malus sylvestris chromosome 3, drMalSylv7.2, whole genome shotgun sequence genomic window:
- the LOC126614816 gene encoding transcription repressor OFP2-like: MGNYKFRFSDMIPNAWFYKLKDMRSSRTKNHNTSHHHHHSTKQQKPTSNKFPPPQKSHISQTRRYSYYLSTQPNRENRYYNSPIHPKASDTHFPENPRRLSTRTSKRKAVYKPSPNKSVSKSSSNCNCHAAVNSVWTDDESQRTIQSPDYFGSSSESSSEPDFHELIPSEFECDPKFANMKNEGCTRKIHDQKLDGFDFDMISEVELPPILTKPVKFDEGAKLKRSSSKVKEIQGQRSLTVKIVKEESIRTQKGNQRKVTPNSVRKASLSSTGIRLRGNSPRLRSKKKTQPRGRKSVSSSPSSCLKSKNRLLSESFAVVKTSVDPQRDFRESMMEMIVENNIRAAKDLEDLLACYLSLNSNEYHDLIVKAFEQIWFDMAHIKM; the protein is encoded by the coding sequence ATGGGGAACTACAAGTTCAGATTTTCAGACATGATCCCAAATGCCTGGTTTTACAAACTCAAAGACATGAGAAGTAGCAGAACCAAAAACCATAACACctctcaccaccaccatcactccACCAAGCAACAAAAACCAACCTCAAATAAATTTCCACCACCCCAAAaatcccacatttctcaaacAAGAAGATACTCCTACTACTTGTCCACGCAACCCAACAGAGAAAACAGGTATTATAATTCCCCAATCCACCCCAAAGCCTCAGACACACATTTTCCTGAAAACCCCAGAAGACTATCCACCAGAACATCCAAAAGAAAAGCAGTTTACAAGCCTTCTCCTAACAAATCTGTCTCAAAATCCTCATCAAATTGCAACTGTCATGCTGCGGTTAATTCGGTTTGGACTGATGATGAGAGCCAAAGAACTATTCAGTCTCCAGATTACTTTGGCTCTTCTAGTGAGAGTTCTAGTGAGCCTGACTTTCATGAATTAATCCCATCAGAATTTGAATGTGACCCGAAATTTGCTAACATGAAAAATGAAGGCTGTACAAGAAAAATCCATGATCAGAAGCTTGATGGGTTTGATTTTGATATGATCTCAGAGGTAGAGCTTCCTCCAATTTTGACAAAGCCAGTGAAATTTGATGAGGGAGCCAAGCTCAAGAGAAGTTCCTCAAAAGTGAAGGAAATACAAGGACAAAGGTCTCTCACTGTCAAAATTGTCAAGGAGGAAAGCATTAGGACTCAAAAGGGTAACCAAAGGAAGGTTACCCCAAATTCGGTTCGAAAGGCTTCTCTCAGTTCAACAGGCATAAGACTTAGAGGCAACTCTCCAAGACTTCGAAGCAAGAAGAAAACTCAGCCACGTGGTAGAAAGAGTGTGTCATCATCACCATCGTCGTGCTTGAAGTCGAAGAACAGGCTCCTTTCGGAGAGTTTTGCAGTTGTCAAGACCTCAGTTGATCCACAGAGAGACTTCAGGGAGTCAATGATGGAGATGATTGTGGAGAACAACATCAGGGCAGCTAAGGATTTGGAAGACCTGCTTGCTTGCTATCTCTCACTCAACTCAAATGAATATCATGATCTCATAGTCAAGGCCTTTGAGCAAATCTGGTTTGACATGGCTCACATCAAAATgtaa
- the LOC126616493 gene encoding transcription repressor OFP17-like, giving the protein MKLKASVALRSKLLKPCRNFLQIFRFKLKKPFFIRALHLRRSPYTQVKPDKKGPKKKSRLTSFPSTFYSPMKPKRMDRLAALKSFSEKGGDGNGITHYSSPVTPAYLKAMRGRAATSDHDEVQDACRSFEIYLVEMIIEEGQVGDLMDVEELLYCWKNLKCPVFIDLVGRFYGELCKDLFSTTSDESL; this is encoded by the coding sequence ATGAAGTTGAAAGCATCAGTTGCCTTGAGATCCAAGCTACTCAAACCATGCAGAAATTTCTTACAAATCTTCAGATTCAAGCTCAAAAAACCCTTCTTTATAAGAGCTCTTCATCTCCGTCGATCACCTTACACCCAAGTTAAACCGGATAAAAAGGGTCCGAAGAAGAAGAGTCGGTTAACTTCGTTCCCATCCACTTTCTATTCACCCATGAAGCCGAAAAGAATGGACAGACTAGCAGCGCTCAAGAGCTTCTCAGAAAAAGGGGGCGACGGGAAtggaataacgcattattcgtCACCCGTCACACCGGCTTATTTGAAGGCTATGAGAGGAAGGGCGGCGACTTCGGATCACGATGAGGTGCAAGATGCGTGCAGGAGTTTTGAGATCTATTTGGTGGAGATGATCATTGAGGAAGGGCAAGTCGGGGACTTGATGGATGTGGAAGAGCTTCTGTATTGCTGGAAGAACCTCAAGTGCCCTGTTTTCATTGATTTGGTTGGGCGATTTTATGGAGAGCTTTGCAAGGACTTGTTTTCCACTACCAGTGATGAAAGTTTATAG
- the LOC126616491 gene encoding protein GRAVITROPIC IN THE LIGHT 1-like: MEFATAKPLKPSSNISEIVSKFAKVCKLRSIGVFSAENPDQNQQPNNPNIRNAHLGEDSSDVTEETDCDGVKIHPHPVEVTRTSDKFGDVELSKLFDIVSALKLAYVQLQQAHLPYNPKKIVAADEHFMTELEALCKMRRAYKEKQCMKLKSDPSRLDILKKKVELNEKLVDELKFQMEVKNSDILCLQKELGDLALANVALTEKVKQVSLQRKNVRVWNIATFQDAFRAASKSIHDFAKPLISLMKASGWDLDVAAKAVEVEAMYSKRAHKKYAFEAYIAKRMFYGMSLKSCNVDGIMRHDDPIHALIEKPDSDFARFCGEKYLLVVHPMMEARFFGHLDHRTLVLSGKHPRTSFYQIFARMARWVWVLCGTAASIDSEAKMFAVKRGSTFSDVHMESVEEDGEGAAVLGEQQVEFMVMPGFRIGETIVRSRVYVSK, encoded by the coding sequence ATGGAATTTGCTACTGCCAAACCCCTTAAACCCTCCTCAAACATATCTGAGATTGTCTCCAAGTTTGCCAAAGTTTGCAAGTTGAGATCCATTGGTGTGTTTTCGGCTGAAAACCCAGATCAGAACCAACAACCCAACAACCCCAACATTAGAAATGCACATTTGGGTGAGGATAGCAGCGATGTGACGGAGGAGACGGATTGTGATGGGGTGAAAATCCATCCCCATCCCGTGGAAGTTACGAGAACAAGCGATAAGTTTGGGGATGTGGAGTTATCCAAGTTGTTTGACATTGTTTCGGCTTTGAAATTAGCTTATGTTCAGCTTCAGCAAGCTCATTTGCCCTATAACCCAAAGAAGATTGTAGCTGCAGATGAACATTTTATGACTGAGCTTGAAGCGCTCTGCAAGATGAGGCGCGCGTATAAGGAGAAGCAATGTATGAAGCTCAAGTCTGATCCCTCTCGGTTGGATATCCTGAAGAAGAAGGTTGAACTGAATGAGAAGCTAGTGGACGAGTTAAAGTTTCAAATGGAAGTTAAGAACTCTGATATACTCTGCTTGCAGAAAGAGCTCGGTGATTTGGCTTTGGCGAATGTGGCACTAACTGAAAAGGTAAAGCAGGTAAGTTTGCAGAGGAAGAATGTAAGGGTGTGGAACATTGCAACATTTCAGGATGCTTTCAGAGCTGCTTCGAAATCCATTCATGATTTTGCGAAGCCATTAATTAGCTTGATGAAAGCTTCAGGCTGGGATTTGGATGTTGCGGCAAAGGCAGTGGAAGTGGAAGCTATGTATTCGAAAAGGGCCCACAAAAAGTATGCATTTGAAGCCTACATTGCTAAGAGAATGTTTTATGGAATGTCATTGAAATCTTGCAATGTGGATGGAATCATGAGACATGATGACCCTATCCATGCCCTGATAGAGAAACCAGATTCCGACTTTGCCAGATTCTGCGGAGAAAAGTATCTACTGGTTGTTCATCCAATGATGGAAGCTAGGTTTTTCGGGCATCTGGATCACAGGACACTTGTATTGAGCGGAAAGCATCCGAGGACTTCATTCTACCAAATATTCGCTAGAATGGCAAGATGGGTTTGGGTGTTATGCGGCACTGCAGCTTCGATAGATTCTGAAGCAAAAATGTTCGCTGTCAAAAGAGGAAGTACATTCTCTGATGTCCATATGGAGTCTGTGGAGGAAGACGGGGAAGGTGCAGCTGTGTTGGGTGAACAACAAGTGGAGTTTATGGTCATGCCGGGATTTAGAATTGGGGAAACAATTGTGAGGTCTCGGGTGTATGTTTCAAAGTAA